The Plasmodium vivax chromosome 12, whole genome shotgun sequence genomic interval AAATTGTGGCGCTGCACATATGCGCGTAGGCATGCATAGGCGTACATACGCATGCATATACGTACGCATTCACACATATGCGAAACGCGTGGGGGGAGATACTAGTAAACGGGCAAATGCacaagggggaggggtgcaTGCACATCACGTGGGGCACACGGAGACCTGTGCAGACGCATGCAGAGGTGGGCGCGCTGGGGGATTCACCcccacatacatatatatgtacgcacacgtatatgtatgcacacgtatatgtatacacccatatatgtatgcacacatatatgtatacacccATATATGTACACCCGCGCACATGCTCCCACTCAGGCACGCAATAGTGCTGCCCATTTTCCACGCGCGCCTCAAGTCTGAACGGGGAAGGCAGTCCGGAAGGGTTGCAGCGGTTGCGTCGTTTGCGGCGGATGAGGCGATTGCAGCGGCTGCAGCTGTTGCAACGGTTGTGACTGCTCGAACGGGGCGCGCTCGCAGGGGGCAAACGGGAAGGAGAGTGCGCCGATAGCATACAACAGCCAAGTCAGCACTTGCACACACCTTTTGCTAAAATgaaagcatatatataaagctatacagaaaattaaaactCGTTACTTTGACACgtggaattaaaaaaaattcttcgcTCTTCATGGGAAGGGTCCCCACGTGTGGTTACATTGGTCACATTGCTTACAAGCGCGTGGGCTTCTCGTCAGGCTGCTCATCGGACTGCTCGTCAGGCTGCTCATCGGACTGCTCGTCAGGCCGCTCATCGGGCTGCCTATACGCAtgtgcgcggggggggcacagggcaataattaaattatacaacaaaatgaactcaaactttaaaaggaaaaaaaaacacatgacTGTTCACGCTTGAAAGGGAACTTCCTCCGAGTAGTGCAATGGCGAGCTGCGCGCGGGTATGGCTGACTGTTGTTGCTTCTTTGCGCGGGTTCGGCTGACTAACTGCTGCTTATTCTCTCAcgtgccgcttctcccctcgCTCCTCCCCAACTCAGATGctgctcttcttcctcttcctcttgcCCTGCCCCTCATCATTCAGAGTCGTGTTCGTCGTGTCAAAGTCCTCCCCCGTCTGAGTGTCCATATTCGCGCACATGTAGTCGGACATGTACTCCGCCTTGGAGACCTTGGTCGCCTTGTTCATTTCGGATAGGTTATAATTTGCGGCATTCTTGCTGCTCTGCTTGAAACGGACGTTGGCGTTCCTCTTCTTAATGCACTCCTTGTGTATTTTTAAAGCTTCATTATACACTCCGAAATCTTCTGCTAGTTGCCACAGCATGGAGAGATTGAAATACGGCAAGTAGCTAATAGACAGTGGggggtttttatttttcattatgaCCTTACACTCCTCATTGTACTTGTAGGCCTTCCTCAACAACTTCAACATCCTCTTCCTTCCCTCCGTCCCTAGGGTCCTACAAAGCCCAGGCTTTTTATTCTCATCATGGTTTGTATTATCGCTAGCTGTTTTGCTCTCCTCCGAATAACTAGCGCTCTTCATttccttctttattttcacaGTGGTATTTCGCTTAATTGGCATGACACCTCCACCtaatcctcctcctcctcctcctccccctccctttGTCGCCATAATCATGTTACTTTCGCAGCTAGTGATGTCCGATCGCTCCCTCTTCAAGTCCGATTCATCCACCAAGATGTAGTCCGAGATGTCGTCAAAGCTGCTGTGCAATTCGTTGGGAAAATCTCCCACGGAGAAGAAGGGGGACTCCTCAATGGAGGAGATGTCCGTGTTCGTTTCGAATTGCAAATCGGAGTACCTCATCGTGTGCACTGACATGTTTTCCTCGTTTTTCAGGTTCAGCAGCTCCATCGTTTTggagaaggtaaaaaaaaaaaaaaaaaaaaaaaaaaaggggcagttGGGCtagccaaacgggggggacGCAAGCTGAAGGAAAAGTGCACTATACGTTGCAAAGTTAAAGAGTTGGGCAGAACACCTCTCTTTGCACCGTTTTGTTCACTCTCCTTAGTGTTGCTTTGCAGTCTACTTGCCGGGGCCGCTCTTTCCTCCCAAACTTTAAAGCTACGATATGTAAAGCAGTAGGGTGCTACTCCCGCACGGGGCACGCTGCAGGGGGACACCGCTTAGCCAGCTGTGCACCGCCGTATGCGCAGGCACACGAGCAATTATGAACACATGTATGTAAGCGCGTACGTAGGTATTTCCGCACGTATGCTTGCACGTATGTAGGCAGGCACGCTTGCAAAGCATGTAGATACGCCCCCTCGCAAATACGAGGGGACCGAGAGGCGATCAAGGGCTGCGCACGCGCGCCGTTAATTAGGGGGTTCTTTTAATTCGCGCCAAAGTGGGTAAATGGCTCGTTAATTataaagggagaaaaaatgaaaggagaaaaaataaatacgcGAGTGGTTAAGCGAGTGGTTAAGCGAATGATTAAGCGAATGATTAAGCGAGCGGTTAACCGAATGGTGAATGCACAAGTGAACGATTATGTAGGGGCATATGCATGCGCGGGTGAGCACAGTTAAACGCtgttgaaaataaattaacgggaaaacaaaaggaagaaaattaaaaaaaattaatttatcctttttttaaaaaaaaaaaaaattgtacacaaatggtggggggaaaagatgCGCTTTCATATGTGTATGCAAGTACCACTGGCACGGGACGTGGTTAATGGTTCATACAGCGGACGGGGCTTTCGCTGCAGCGAAGGGACCATTCATAACGGAGCAGCTAAAAGCTTGTCGCGATGGCCCCGCGTACGTTTACAAAGGGGTTATTACAAGCACGAAAAGAACTAACGCACTCGGGTTGCTAAATAACCGCTCACGCTCAGTTATCCTTTTGCagccacaaaaaaatgcatatatatacaacgAGACGCCAGCGCCAGCGCACGCGTGCATTTGCAAACATGCAAGTGCCTATGCActatacatacatgcgtgtCCATACGAAACAGGCGGGCGCGCCTCCGCGTCGGCGTAAACGCTGAGCGGTGTGACCACCACGAACGATGTGACCACCACGAACGATGTGACCACCACGAACGATGTGAACACAACGAATGATGTGAACACAACGAATGATGTAAACGCCACGAACGCTATGCGCGCTGGGGGTAGGTAAAAATTATCGCTTAAAAATAATccacaaaaagaaaaagctgcacaaaagcatatatatacgtttAAGCGTTGTATTGGCAGGGGCACACGAGTGAATATACACGTCACGCCTTGAAAGAACAGCGCCCCCCGCGATGGTGCGCCTGGGCAAGCATACAAACGCGGGTGCGTACACGTACACGCGTATATTCACACGTACGATTGAGCGTATCTCCACACGTGCGTGCCGCCACGCGCGAACGGCGCTGCGCCAATTTAAACAAATACAGAAAAAGTGGTGAACGTGGGGCGAAGAGCAACAAATAAATGAGTTATGCAAAAtgaatgttaaaaaaaaaaatgaagggtGAGACGTCCAACGTACGACGCACCAAGTGAACACTCGCACGCAAAAACAACAGAGGTTCTCCACTTGCGCTGAAGCGTCGCGCACGGAAGGAGTcaaaaatttcgaaaaaattattctacGATTTTaagagg includes:
- a CDS encoding hypothetical protein, conserved (encoded by transcript PVX_082885A), encoding MELLNLKNEENMSVHTMRYSDLQFETNTDISSIEESPFFSVGDFPNELHSSFDDISDYILVDESDLKRERSDITSCESNMIMATKGGGGGGGGGLGGGVMPIKRNTTVKIKKEMKSASYSEESKTASDNTNHDENKKPGLCRTLGTEGRKRMLKLLRKAYKYNEECKVIMKNKNPPLSISYLPYFNLSMLWQLAEDFGVYNEALKIHKECIKKRNANVRFKQSSKNAANYNLSEMNKATKVSKAEYMSDYMCANMDTQTGEDFDTTNTTLNDEGQGKRKRKKSSI